From the Pseudomonas baltica genome, one window contains:
- a CDS encoding LysR family transcriptional regulator produces MDRLQAMQVFTRIVELGGFGKAADALGLPRASVTLAIQQLEAHLGVQLLQRTTRQVRPTLDGDAYYHRCQLLLDDLDDLESSLSAQRGKPRGTLRVDMPAAFGCIWIVPRLADFYRRYPDLQLDIGFHDRQVHLQREGVDCAIRAGTISDLSLVARPLVRIPQLTCASAEYLATWGTPRRLEDLAEHRAINFPASSGRFFPFELEVAGEIREIPMPAVLTVNSADAYIGACEAGFGLIQAPRYHLTRQLAAGSLVQVLEQYPVPAWPISAVYPPHRQLSPRVRVFVDWVMEQLHGVADVSPQLMVRL; encoded by the coding sequence ATGGATCGTTTACAAGCCATGCAGGTATTCACCCGCATCGTCGAACTGGGCGGCTTCGGCAAGGCGGCCGACGCCCTCGGGCTGCCACGCGCCAGTGTCACCCTGGCGATCCAGCAGCTTGAGGCGCACCTCGGCGTGCAGCTGTTGCAGCGCACCACCCGGCAAGTGCGCCCGACCCTTGATGGCGACGCTTATTACCACCGCTGCCAGTTGCTGCTCGACGACCTCGATGACCTCGAAAGCTCACTCTCGGCCCAGCGCGGTAAACCTCGGGGGACCCTGCGGGTCGACATGCCGGCGGCCTTCGGGTGTATCTGGATCGTGCCGCGGCTGGCGGACTTCTATCGTCGCTACCCCGATCTGCAACTGGATATCGGCTTTCATGATCGTCAGGTGCACTTGCAGCGCGAAGGGGTCGATTGCGCCATTCGCGCCGGCACGATCAGCGACCTGTCACTGGTGGCACGCCCGCTGGTGCGCATCCCGCAGCTCACCTGTGCCAGCGCCGAATACCTGGCGACCTGGGGCACGCCCCGGCGGCTGGAAGATCTGGCGGAGCACCGGGCGATCAATTTTCCGGCGAGCAGCGGGCGGTTCTTTCCGTTCGAGCTGGAGGTGGCCGGGGAAATACGCGAGATACCGATGCCGGCGGTGCTCACCGTCAACAGTGCGGACGCCTATATCGGCGCCTGCGAGGCGGGGTTCGGGTTGATTCAGGCGCCGCGTTATCACCTGACCCGGCAATTGGCGGCGGGCAGCCTGGTGCAGGTGCTGGAGCAATACCCGGTGCCTGCGTGGCCGATTTCGGCGGTGTATCCGCCGCACCGGCAATTGTCACCGCGGGTGCGGGTGTTCGTCGATTGGGTGATGGAGCAGTTGCATGGGGTGGCGGATGTCAGTCCGCAACTGATGGTGCGCCTCTGA
- the rbsD gene encoding D-ribose pyranase → MKKTPLLNIALSRLVASLGHGDVLMIVDAGMPVPPGVELIDLALTRGVPDFTTVLETVLTEMQVEGHVLADEMFAKQPPALAALEALHASGALGARRQLSHDELKVLSRSAKAIVRTGECQPYSNIALVAGVVF, encoded by the coding sequence ATGAAAAAGACCCCTCTGCTCAACATCGCGCTGTCCCGGCTAGTGGCCTCCTTGGGCCACGGCGACGTGCTGATGATCGTCGATGCCGGCATGCCGGTGCCGCCTGGCGTGGAGCTGATCGACCTGGCGCTGACCCGTGGCGTGCCGGATTTCACCACGGTGCTGGAGACGGTGCTCACGGAAATGCAGGTCGAAGGCCACGTGCTGGCCGATGAGATGTTCGCCAAGCAGCCCCCGGCGCTTGCGGCCCTTGAAGCGCTGCACGCCAGCGGTGCTTTGGGGGCGCGGCGGCAGCTCAGCCACGATGAGCTGAAAGTGCTCAGCCGCAGCGCCAAAGCCATCGTGCGGACCGGCGAATGCCAGCCCTACAGCAATATCGCCCTGGTGGCAGGTGTGGTGTTCTGA
- a CDS encoding nucleoside hydrolase encodes MTLLAATAAQAAEKRNLIIDTDPGADDVVALLLAMASPEQLNLLAITTVAGNVRIDKTSRNACLAREWAGREEVPVYAGAGKPLVRPPIYAEHIHGNEGLPGVAVHEPGKGLADGSAVQYLIETLSKAEPHSITIAMLGPQTNLALALIQQPDIVQGIKEVVVMAGAHFNGGNITPVAEFNVYVDPDAAKVVLASGVKLTYVPLDVTHKILTSEARLRQIEALNNHAGTLVGAILNAYVKADMLHYGLPGGPIHDASVIAWLLKPELFSGKAIHVAIDNREGVGLGQTVADWYGKLKQDSNVFWIDDGDAQGFFDLLTERLARLD; translated from the coding sequence TTGACCCTTCTCGCCGCCACTGCCGCTCAGGCAGCCGAAAAACGCAACCTGATCATCGACACCGACCCGGGCGCCGATGACGTCGTGGCCTTGCTGCTGGCCATGGCGTCGCCCGAGCAATTGAACCTGCTGGCGATCACCACGGTGGCCGGCAATGTGCGCATCGACAAGACCTCGCGCAATGCCTGCCTGGCCCGCGAGTGGGCAGGACGCGAAGAGGTGCCGGTGTACGCCGGTGCCGGCAAGCCGCTGGTGCGCCCGCCGATCTATGCCGAGCACATCCATGGCAACGAAGGGCTGCCGGGTGTTGCGGTACATGAACCCGGCAAAGGGCTTGCGGACGGTAGCGCGGTGCAGTACCTGATCGAGACCCTGAGCAAGGCCGAGCCGCACAGCATCACCATTGCCATGCTCGGGCCGCAGACCAACCTGGCACTGGCGCTGATCCAGCAGCCGGACATCGTCCAGGGCATCAAGGAAGTGGTGGTGATGGCCGGGGCGCACTTCAATGGCGGCAATATCACCCCGGTGGCGGAGTTCAATGTCTACGTCGACCCTGACGCCGCCAAAGTGGTGCTCGCCAGCGGCGTCAAGCTGACCTACGTGCCGCTGGACGTGACCCACAAGATCCTCACCAGCGAGGCACGGCTGCGGCAGATCGAGGCCCTGAACAATCACGCCGGGACGTTGGTGGGGGCGATTCTGAATGCTTACGTCAAGGCCGACATGCTCCATTACGGCCTGCCGGGCGGCCCGATACACGACGCCAGCGTGATTGCCTGGCTGCTCAAGCCCGAACTGTTCAGCGGCAAGGCGATCCATGTGGCGATCGATAACCGCGAAGGCGTCGGCCTGGGGCAGACCGTCGCCGATTGGTATGGAAAGTTGAAGCAGGACAGCAATGTGTTCTGGATCGATGACGGCGATGCGCAGGGATTCTTTGATTTGTTGACCGAGCGGTTGGCGCGCCTCGACTAG